A segment of the Nostoc sp. TCL26-01 genome:
AACTAAATGTACCGCGATCGCCTAAAATTGACTGAGATGAAGATTGGATGTGATCTGAGGATAATTCCGGCGATCGCCAATCCAAGGAACGATAGAAAACTGGGCGTGGGGCAAAAGCACGGGCAAACTGGATAATCTGCTCAGACCATTGCTCTAATAATTCCGATTGTCTGCCATTCAATAGCCACAAGTGAGGATGCTGTCCTTGCAGTAAAGGTAATAGCATCAATTCTGAGCGCAATAATCCTACACCATCGACAGGCAAGTTCTGTACTTGCTCAATCAAGCTGGATTGGCTCAAATTTACCAGCAATTGAGTAGCAATCATTGGTGTTTGCCTATTCACTAAAGGATGGAATGATGATGCAATCTTGCTGGGTTGATGTTCTATGGTTAATGCTTCGTCTACTTTAATACGATAAACTTCACCGCGATCGCCATCTATCAGCAATCGTTCTCCATTTTGAATTAATAATGTGGCATCTGTGGCACTCACTACGGCAGGAATACCCAATTCTCTAGCGAGAATGGCGGCGTGACTCGTCATTCCCCCCTGTTCTGTGACAATTCCCACAACTTGTTGTAGTCGGGGTAGCCAATCTGGAGTAATTTTGGGTACGACTAAAATTACTCCCTTGGGCAATGGTTCTGTTTTTGATGGTGAATTAATCACCACTTGAGCATTTGCACTCACCCGTCCTCTAGCTGCACCCACACCTTTGATAAACTGTAAATTGGGAATCACAGATTGGGGATGACTAACTTGGGTAATGTAAAGACGGGGGATAGAGTTAGCCTCAGCTATCGTCCACTCAATAGCAAAGTTTTTCCCCAATTCACCGCCTAATTGATGTCCTAAAGTAATGATTTGTGATAGATATTCTTCTGGTAAAGCATAATCTTGTTGCTGAGTTTCCTCTAGTACATATGCACCAACACAAGTGTCACCCACCAGTGCAGAGTCTAGAGCAAAATCACTACCCAGGCGATAAGCCAGCATTTTATTACCCAGATGCCGTTCTAAGACAATACCAGTTTCTTGTTGAATCTGGTACGTATCCGGTACGACTTCGCCTTGAGCCAAAGCCATCCCCAATCCCCAAGTAGCCGAGATTTTCCAGCCTTCGGAGTTGGCTACTAATGAACCGCTAGCGATCGCATTTTGGACTGGCTGGACTAAAATTGCCAAATTGACTTTTTGTAAGTTCACCCCCATACGCTGCCAAAAGACTAAACTTCTGGCACGAAATAGTTGACTCCAGGTATGCTTAAGAGCAGAGGCGATCGCAGCTTCATCACAATGACAAAAAGTTGCATCCAACAATCCCGTCGTATTCCCCATCTTTTGAGTTACGGTCGCTACTGCTAGAGTCGGGCGCAAAATTAAGTAATCAGTAGACCATTCCCTAGCCGCCATGAAAACTGCATTGACAAACTCAGATGGGACATTTGCATTCACAATTTCCTGACGCAAACGACCAGCTACCTGCTGGAGTTGTCGCCAATTGGCTACATCCAAGTGTAAAGAAGAATTCGGTAAGTTAGCGACTAATGACTCGGAACTGTTGAGAGTTTCTAAGAATAACCGCAAAACCTCTTCTGGAACAACAAAACCAGGCACAACTGGGTAGCCACGCTGTTTGATTTTGCTTAAATAGAACGCTTTGTCACCTACTTTGGCGCGGTCTTGCAATTTAATTTGGTCAAGCCAGTAGATTTTGTCCACTCAATTTTTTTAGTTGTCAGTTGTCAGTTTACTGCTAAAGCTATCAAATCCCTGAAATCTTCTCAGATACTATCTACTACCTGTTCGCCAAGCAAAGTATTTTATATGTAAGCTGAATAATTGTGCCATCCTAGTAATACTGCACAGACTTAAAAATGTTTCGAGAAAGTTGCCAGAACTACAAAACTTAAAAAGCTTGTAATATCATTATTTCTGCCATTAATCATGAGGATACCTCTTTTGGATATCTCACCACTTTATGCAGTACCAATAAACTTATGAATAATCTTTGATTAAATCACATATAATAAGAAAATAACATAAAATATACTTAGCTCTGCGTCTATATATTCATTTTGTCAAACACTTATTATATTGCTCCCAATGATTTTTTGAACATTCTGTTACGGCTTTGTCTGGCTTTGCTAATTGGAGCAATCATCGGCATAGAACGCCAACTACAGCGTAAACCAGCAGGCTTAAGAACTCATATGCTGGTCAGTTTCGGTTCAGCCATATTTACTGTTATACCTCTGCAAATAACCAATCCACAATCAGATCCGGAAGTGATTAGCCGAGTAATTCAAGGAATTGCTGCAGGTGTAGGGTTTCTGGGTGCTGGCGAAATTGTCCGCGAATCTTCTCAAGTATCAAAACGCCCAGAAATTCATGGACTGACTTCAGCCGCAGCCATTTGGGTTTCGGCTGGTTTAGGAATTGCGGCTGGCTGTGGTTTATGGCAATTGAGCTTAACTGGCTCCATCCTGACCTTTGCCATTCTCAACTTTTTCAAAAGATTAGAATAATATATAGGACTTACCCACTCAACCAATAAACCATAAAAGAGGGTGGCATAGCAAATATCCGTAGGTTAGGTGGAGGCGCACAAGCTTTGGTATCTGCTACACAATTAGTAATTTATATTGCGCCGTAACCCAACAGGAAGTAATATTCATCGTAGCGACATCATTAGAGGACGTTTGAAAAGTCTGTTTCTTTGTCATGTTGAATGCAGCGTAGCGGAATGAAACATCTCGGTATGTGCCACAAAACCTAGATTCTTCCTGACGCGGAGCGTAAGGAAGAATGACATTTTTATACCTACTGAAACTTTTCAAACACCCTCTTAGATTGTTCATTTTCCCGATATCATTTGTTGGGTTCCACTACGTTCTAACCAACCTACAAAAAAGGAAATACTTATGACTAATTAAATAATTGTAATGCTTTATCAAAAGCTGGTTCGTCAGATTTAATTTGGATGATTGATTTGACTAACGAGATAAATTCCGCATCAATTTTGCTGTCATTTTCGATTGTTTTACTAGCTGCATAAAAACTAGCATCATCCATACTTAATTCATTAGTAGTTCCCGTTTGGAGTTCTGGTCTTTTTCTTTCCCAAGATAATGATTTACCTCGGAAAGTAAATTGAAACCACGATATTTCTTCACAATCAAATTCAAAGAAAATATCAAAATATGGTTCCTCACCTTGAAACCAAATTCTGCTGTTACCCTCAGCTTGATTTTGTTTGAGTAAATTTTGCTCGATTTTTCGTAATGATTTAGCAAGTGATACTATTTCACTTTGATTAAGAATATAGTCTGTATCTCTCATATCTGACTAGTAATTTTTAAGCTAATTTAGTAGCTTCCTGTAGGATATTGGGAATTGCTAATTTCTCCTGCCTGAACAAAGAGAATTTGCGAAGAATTTAACCACTGGGAATCAAAAGAACTGAGATGAGTGGTAGTAATTAAAGTTTGAAATCGGTCTTGGATAGCATCAAGTAGTTGATTTTGGCGGGATGGATCTAATTCAGCCAAAACATCATCGAGTAAAAGCAGAGGCGACTCCTGAACAACTTCTTCAATTAACTGTAACTCTGCTAGTTTAAGTGCTAGCACGAGTGTACGTTGCTGACCCTGAGAACCGTATTGACGGGCTGGTGTTTGATTGATAGTTAATTCTACTTCGTCCCGATGTGGCCCTACCAGAGTAGTACCACGGTACAGTTCAGGAACGGCACGTTGCTGTATTTTGTGGAAAAAGGCTGCCTGTACATCATCGGCATGATTTTGAGTTAATGGTATATTGGGGGCATAATTGATTTGGAGAATCTCCGTACTACCACTGATGCTGGCGTGCCAAGCAGCTGCTAAAGGGGCAAGTCTTTTGAGAGCGCGATCGCGTCTTCTGATGACTCTTGTACCTGTGGTTACTAGTTGAGCATCCCAAAGGGCGAGGGGTGAGTGTTGAGTGCTGAGGGGTGAGTGCTGAGGGGTGAGTGCTGAGGGGTGAGTGGGGAGTGGGGGGTTTTGAGTTTGTTTTAAGTAGGCGTTGCGTTGGCGTAATACTTGGTTGTACTGTTGCAAAATATGAGCATAAACTGGCTCAAGTTGAATTAAGAGGGTATCTAGCCAGTTGCGGCGGACTTCTGGACTACCACGCACCAGTTCTAAATCTAAACTGGAGAATTGAACGGCATTTAGCACACCGAGAAAATCCATTTGTCGGCGCAGGGATTCGCCATTCAGCGCCACTGTGCGGCGGCCATTGCGCCTGAGAGTTAAGCTAAGTTCACTCAGACCGGTTTGTCGCTCTAGGGTGGCGTTAATCTGGGCTATGGGTGCTTCATCTTGGACTAAATCACGATCGCGTGCCATGCGGTGCGATCGCAATGTTGCGAGTAACTCTACAGCCTCCAACAAATTAGACTTACCTTGAGCATTATTCCCCACCAAAATTGTTTTGGCAGCTGTAAACTCAACTTTTTGCTCTTGGTAGTTGCGAAAATGCCGGAGGTGGAGAGTTTTCAGGTACATAAAAAAGAGTGGGGATATGCAGCAGAATTAAAAACGCCAAATTCAAAACTCAACACAGAGAGATTCCTCATTTTGAATTTTGAATTTTGCGAAAAGTTGCGTGCGGAGAGAACTTGCGTGCGGAGAGAACTTGCGTGCGGAGAGAACTTGCGTGCGGGGGTTTCCCCCGTTGAGCAAAGTTCGGGGGGTTTCCCCCGTTGAGCAAAGTTCGGGGGGTTTCCCCCGTTGAGCAAAGTTCGGGGGTTTCCCCCGCCCGGCAAACTTTTCAAGACGAATTTTGAATTGCTAGACAGTCCTTTTACCCATAAAACGGAAGAAGAGTTTTTCTAATTCCACCCAGACAAACATTAAGGCGCTAAAGCCGATACAAATTGCCAATTCTTCGGGAGTAATCCAGTGAGTACCGAAGAAATCGCGCAGGGGTGGGACGTAGACGAGCATGAGTTGTAAAATCGTTGTCACAACCACTGCTCCTAGTACATAGGGATTAGAAACAGGATTCATCTCAATGGTAAGTTGGTTATTGGAACGAATAGCGATCGCATGACCCATCTGAGCAATACATAGAGATGTGAATACCATTGTTTTCCATCGGTCGGGGGAGAGTCCTGCACCTGTCACCGCATGGGAATGATGGTATGCCCATTCCATGAGGATAATGGTGATGATGGCAAAGACAATGCCGATGCGAATCATGTAGGAACCCAAACCCCTGGCAAAAATGCTTTCACGAGGGCTGAAGGGTGGACGCTTCATTACGTCTGGTTCTGGGGGTTCCACAGCTAAGGCGAGGGCTGGTAAACCATCGGTGACTAAGTTCATCCAGAGAATTTGTAAGGGGGTGAGGGGAACACCGCCTAATCCTAATAGTGGTGCGGCAGCAATTGTCAGTACTTCACCGATGTTACTCCCCAGGATGTATTTAATAAAGCGGCGAATATTGGTATATACTACCCGACCTTCTTTAGTGGCAGTAACAATGGTAGCAAAGTTGTCATCTAGTAACACCATATCACTGGCTTCCTTACTGACATCTGTGCCAGTAATACCCATAGCAATGCCAATATCAGCTTGTTTCAGGGCTGGGGCATCGTTGACACCATCCCCTGTCATGGCGACAAATCTACCCCGACGTTGTAGGGCTTGGACAATGCGGAGTTTGTGTTCGGGGGCTACTCGTGCATAAATGCTTACCAGGTCTACTTGTTGTTCTAGTTCTTGGTCACTCATGCGTTGCAGTTCTTGACCTGTGAGAACTCTATCACCTTCCTGAGCAATACCTAAGTCAGTGGCGATCGCTCTAGCAGTCAGCTGATGATCACCAGTAATCATCACGGGACGAATACCTGCTTCCCGACACTCTTGCACGGCTGCCCGGACTTCGGGACGTGGTGCATCCAGCATTCCCACCAAGCCCAACCAAACTAATTCTTGTTCTGATGTCTCATCCGAGCCTTCTGGGGGGACTTCTCTTAAAGGTTTATAAGCAAAACCCAGTACTCGTAAACCTTTACTTGCCATTTGGTCATTGGCTGCCAAAATTTGCTGGCGTTGCTCATCGTTAATAGAATCTGAGTGTGAACCTAATTGCACAGCTGTACAACGTGCCAAAATTAACTCTGGGGAACCTTTAGTAAACATAACGTAAGGTTCGCCATTGATGAAGTTAGCGATCGCTGGATCAACAGCTGTCATTGAGGGTTCACCTGTAGCTACTTCCTCCACTTGAGAAATGACGCTCATGCGTTTGCGTTCGGAGGAGAAAGGAAACTCGCTGACACGGGGTAACTTGTAGCTCCACTGGTCTTTTTCAATACCCGCTTTCCCTGCCAGGGTGACTAATGCCCCCTCGGTGGGGTCGCCTAAAATCATCCATTCACCCTTTTCTTTTTGCAGTACTGAGTCGTTACATACGGCACAGGCGACTAGTAAAGCGGAGATTTCGGGATAATCTTCTACAGAGATATTTTGACTATCTAACTGAAACTCACCTACAGGGGCGTATCCTTCCCCGGTGACGCGGAAAGTTTGATAGTTCGTGTAAACCGATTGCACGACCATTTTATTCTGGGTCAATGTACCGGTTTTGTCAGAACAGATGGTGGTGACAGAACCCAAGGTTTCCACGGCTGGCAGTTTGCGAATCAAGGCGTTACGCCGCACCATGCGCTGAGTTCCCAAGGCCAAGGTGACAGTGATCACGGCGGGTAAACCTTCCGGTACTACAGCCACAGCCATACTTAAGGAAACTTCTAACAAGTCTTGGATGTTGCTGAAACCCCTAGCCTGAATCACGCCGCCAATGACAACGATCGCGACTAAAATCAGAGAACCCGTGACGAGGACATTACCCAGTTGCGTCATCCTCTGCTGCAAGGGTGTGGGTTCACTTTCCACCGCTTGCAACATGGCAGCAATTTTCCCCAATTCCGTCGTCATGCCAGTATTTGTGACTAGCACCTTGCCCCGTCCTTGGACGACTTCTGTACCTTGAAAAACTAAATTTAAGCGATCGCCTAAAGATGTATCTTCCGGTAGTTGTAAGATTGCTTGTTTATTAACTGCTTCCGCTTCACCTGTGAGGGCTGACTCGCGGATTTGCAAATTCGACTGTTCAATCAAGCGCCCATCGGCAGATATCTGCACCCCAGCCTCTAGTAGCATGACATCCCCTGGAACTATGTCTTTTGCTGCCACATCTACCAGTTTGTTATCCCGCAGCACACGCACTAAGGGAGAAGCCAGTTTTTTCAGGGCGGCTAGGGCTTGTTCGGCGCGACTTTCTTGGACATAGCCCAGGATACCATTGAGGATGACAATTGCTAAGATAGCGATCGTATCTTTAAAAGGTATTTCTCCAGGCTTGAGTTGGCCTGCTTGCCAAGCTACAAAATCTAAAAATCCAGAAATAAAAGCCACCGCAATCAGCATCAATAACATAATGTTCTTGAACTGATCGAGCAAAATCTCCCAAGCACTACGGCCGCCATTTTCCTCTAGTTCGTTGGGACCGTATTTTTGCAACCGTTGTTCGACTTCTTCGGTTGTTAAGCCACTGTCTGCATTGCTATTGAGCAGTCCTAGTGCTTTATCAACTTCCAAACTATGCCAAATTGCGGCATTTTCAGGTAGAGAGTTAGCAGACATTGTGTAAGTTACAGGAAATGATTACAGAATTCGATCATAATTTAGTGATGGACGGAAAACCATCTACTAAAGTTACATTACAACTATTGCCAAGCTGTATAAGTATTAGATATGGTTGTCGGCCAGTACTAATTTTTTCTGGTGATTAAAACCAAGGTGTCAGGTGTGGAGAGCCGGAAAAATTGTAATTTTTTATACCCTACCCTATAAATAATAGGGTGACAAGCTCTCAACAAAGCGGAGATTGGTAAACCATTGGTGGCGGTTTCCAGAAAGGACTAATTAACCAAGACCTAACACCCCATACCCAACACCCTGCTTTTTGGCACATATGTATTATCTCTTAGGTAAGAGTTTTTTGTAAGACATTGTACTGATAATAGTGATGAACGTCCATTTTCAATTTAGGTGATGGCTATCATGCCACAATTAATTTTCGGCGTGCTAAATCGGCAAATAATATGCTTAATATAAGTTTTGCACCCACAAGTTTGACCGCTAGCCAAATGTCAGGGCCAAAAACAATTCGACCGTTGACTGCTGCTACTTTATGCGGCATTGCTTTCATCCAAGATAGACTCATCGCCATTGACTCTCTAAAGGGACATTTACTAGAAATTGACCCGGAAACTGATAATAGCAAGATTCTCAATCCCCACCAAGTTCGAGAATTTACCGAAGTCACTGGTTTAGCAGTTTGGGAAGATACACTCTGGGTAACTCGCGGTAACAGTGTTTATTTATCCAAGCTGTCATCTTTAGGTTTGGAACATTTTGTGACGTTACCTTATAGTGCCGACGGAGTAGCCGTTTGGGAATCAACAGTTTATGTCAGTTGCCAAAGGCTAGGCTACATTGTGATTTTTGACCGGGATACCCGGAAAGAAATTACCAGATTTTATGCCCCTGGTGTTGGGGTAGAAAATTTGGCTGTGAATCGGGATACCCTTTGGGTTTGCGATCGCACTGAACAAACAGTCTACTCTATGGATAGGGCCACTGGGGAAGTCAGATTTAGTCTGTTGACCCCATTTGAAGCGCCTACAGGCATAGCAGTACATTTAGATAATCAGACCGGTAAAGAAAGTCTTTTTGTCGCTTATGCCTCAGAGGAACCCTATATTCGGGATAATCCCAACGCTGACCCCAATCATGAATTAACATACCGCGATCGCACTTTTATTCATCCCCTGTATTATCATCACGAGCCAGATCAACACTATGCTCTCTCCAATGGCTACCTGATAGAAATGTCCTATGCTGAGGAAATTTCACCTTTAGAGGAGGTATATTTACCAGAGGTAGAATGGCGTATTGCTTTGCCTTCAGAAACTGAACGGCAAAAAATCAAACAAATTGCACCCATTGGTATACCTTTTACTGAAGAAGTAATTGATGGGCAACGTGTCGCTGTATTTAGATTTGACTCTCTCACCCCTGGCGAACGTCACATCTTTGGCTGGAAGGCATTGTTGGAAGTCCGAGGCATTAAGTATCGCATCACACCCAAAGATGTCGAAAATATTCCCGAATTATCCCCAGAATTTCAAACCCGTTATTTGGTGGATGACGATGATTTAGCAATGGATACCCCCATCGTTCGCCGTGCAGCTGATGAAGCTATTGGTTCAGAAACTAATGTGTTGCGGAAAATGTACAGTATCCGCAATTATGTTTACGATGAATTATCTTATGGTATCAAGCCGTACATTGATACACCAGATATAGTTTTAGAACGGGGTGTGGGTTCTTGTGGTGAGTATGTGGGTGTGTTGCTAGCTTTATGCCGTTTAAATGGCATCCCTTGCCGGACTGTTGGTAGATACAAATGCCCTGCCCACGGCGAACAGCAAGGTGTTCCCCTGCAACCAGATTTTAATCACGTATGGTTAGAATTTTACATACCAGGTTTTGGTTGGTTGCCAATGGAATCTAACCCCGATGATTTAGGCAATTATGGCCCTTACCCCACGCGCTTTTTTATGGGTTTATGCTGGTATCACATTGAAATTGGCAAGGGTATTCCTTTTGAGACTTTGAGTAGTCAAGGTGTCAGATTAACTAAAGACGATATCCCCATAGGTGATTTGGCTATTAACCATATTCGGTTTACGATTTTGCAAGAGTTATCTG
Coding sequences within it:
- a CDS encoding putative PEP-binding protein, which encodes MDKIYWLDQIKLQDRAKVGDKAFYLSKIKQRGYPVVPGFVVPEEVLRLFLETLNSSESLVANLPNSSLHLDVANWRQLQQVAGRLRQEIVNANVPSEFVNAVFMAAREWSTDYLILRPTLAVATVTQKMGNTTGLLDATFCHCDEAAIASALKHTWSQLFRARSLVFWQRMGVNLQKVNLAILVQPVQNAIASGSLVANSEGWKISATWGLGMALAQGEVVPDTYQIQQETGIVLERHLGNKMLAYRLGSDFALDSALVGDTCVGAYVLEETQQQDYALPEEYLSQIITLGHQLGGELGKNFAIEWTIAEANSIPRLYITQVSHPQSVIPNLQFIKGVGAARGRVSANAQVVINSPSKTEPLPKGVILVVPKITPDWLPRLQQVVGIVTEQGGMTSHAAILARELGIPAVVSATDATLLIQNGERLLIDGDRGEVYRIKVDEALTIEHQPSKIASSFHPLVNRQTPMIATQLLVNLSQSSLIEQVQNLPVDGVGLLRSELMLLPLLQGQHPHLWLLNGRQSELLEQWSEQIIQFARAFAPRPVFYRSLDWRSPELSSDHIQSSSQSILGDRGTFSYVRNSAVFDVELAAIANAQKAGYDNINLLLPFVRSVAEFTFCRQKVEQIGLNRVPKFQLWIMAEVPSVLFLLPEYVKAGVAGISIGTNDLTQLLLGVDREEGDLSKVLNERHPAVMGAITQLMEMSKTAGIPCSICGQAPVIYPEIIDQLVQSGISSISVEPEAVERTYQAIARAEQRLILAAARRQVYG
- a CDS encoding MgtC/SapB family protein — its product is MSNTYYIAPNDFLNILLRLCLALLIGAIIGIERQLQRKPAGLRTHMLVSFGSAIFTVIPLQITNPQSDPEVISRVIQGIAAGVGFLGAGEIVRESSQVSKRPEIHGLTSAAAIWVSAGLGIAAGCGLWQLSLTGSILTFAILNFFKRLE
- the recF gene encoding DNA replication/repair protein RecF, which encodes MYLKTLHLRHFRNYQEQKVEFTAAKTILVGNNAQGKSNLLEAVELLATLRSHRMARDRDLVQDEAPIAQINATLERQTGLSELSLTLRRNGRRTVALNGESLRRQMDFLGVLNAVQFSSLDLELVRGSPEVRRNWLDTLLIQLEPVYAHILQQYNQVLRQRNAYLKQTQNPPLPTHPSALTPQHSPLSTQHSPLALWDAQLVTTGTRVIRRRDRALKRLAPLAAAWHASISGSTEILQINYAPNIPLTQNHADDVQAAFFHKIQQRAVPELYRGTTLVGPHRDEVELTINQTPARQYGSQGQQRTLVLALKLAELQLIEEVVQESPLLLLDDVLAELDPSRQNQLLDAIQDRFQTLITTTHLSSFDSQWLNSSQILFVQAGEISNSQYPTGSY
- a CDS encoding cation-translocating P-type ATPase codes for the protein MSANSLPENAAIWHSLEVDKALGLLNSNADSGLTTEEVEQRLQKYGPNELEENGGRSAWEILLDQFKNIMLLMLIAVAFISGFLDFVAWQAGQLKPGEIPFKDTIAILAIVILNGILGYVQESRAEQALAALKKLASPLVRVLRDNKLVDVAAKDIVPGDVMLLEAGVQISADGRLIEQSNLQIRESALTGEAEAVNKQAILQLPEDTSLGDRLNLVFQGTEVVQGRGKVLVTNTGMTTELGKIAAMLQAVESEPTPLQQRMTQLGNVLVTGSLILVAIVVIGGVIQARGFSNIQDLLEVSLSMAVAVVPEGLPAVITVTLALGTQRMVRRNALIRKLPAVETLGSVTTICSDKTGTLTQNKMVVQSVYTNYQTFRVTGEGYAPVGEFQLDSQNISVEDYPEISALLVACAVCNDSVLQKEKGEWMILGDPTEGALVTLAGKAGIEKDQWSYKLPRVSEFPFSSERKRMSVISQVEEVATGEPSMTAVDPAIANFINGEPYVMFTKGSPELILARCTAVQLGSHSDSINDEQRQQILAANDQMASKGLRVLGFAYKPLREVPPEGSDETSEQELVWLGLVGMLDAPRPEVRAAVQECREAGIRPVMITGDHQLTARAIATDLGIAQEGDRVLTGQELQRMSDQELEQQVDLVSIYARVAPEHKLRIVQALQRRGRFVAMTGDGVNDAPALKQADIGIAMGITGTDVSKEASDMVLLDDNFATIVTATKEGRVVYTNIRRFIKYILGSNIGEVLTIAAAPLLGLGGVPLTPLQILWMNLVTDGLPALALAVEPPEPDVMKRPPFSPRESIFARGLGSYMIRIGIVFAIITIILMEWAYHHSHAVTGAGLSPDRWKTMVFTSLCIAQMGHAIAIRSNNQLTIEMNPVSNPYVLGAVVVTTILQLMLVYVPPLRDFFGTHWITPEELAICIGFSALMFVWVELEKLFFRFMGKRTV
- a CDS encoding transglutaminase domain-containing protein encodes the protein MLNISFAPTSLTASQMSGPKTIRPLTAATLCGIAFIQDRLIAIDSLKGHLLEIDPETDNSKILNPHQVREFTEVTGLAVWEDTLWVTRGNSVYLSKLSSLGLEHFVTLPYSADGVAVWESTVYVSCQRLGYIVIFDRDTRKEITRFYAPGVGVENLAVNRDTLWVCDRTEQTVYSMDRATGEVRFSLLTPFEAPTGIAVHLDNQTGKESLFVAYASEEPYIRDNPNADPNHELTYRDRTFIHPLYYHHEPDQHYALSNGYLIEMSYAEEISPLEEVYLPEVEWRIALPSETERQKIKQIAPIGIPFTEEVIDGQRVAVFRFDSLTPGERHIFGWKALLEVRGIKYRITPKDVENIPELSPEFQTRYLVDDDDLAMDTPIVRRAADEAIGSETNVLRKMYSIRNYVYDELSYGIKPYIDTPDIVLERGVGSCGEYVGVLLALCRLNGIPCRTVGRYKCPAHGEQQGVPLQPDFNHVWLEFYIPGFGWLPMESNPDDLGNYGPYPTRFFMGLCWYHIEIGKGIPFETLSSQGVRLTKDDIPIGDLAINHIRFTILQELSDF